The following are encoded together in the Vigna angularis cultivar LongXiaoDou No.4 chromosome 9, ASM1680809v1, whole genome shotgun sequence genome:
- the LOC108347003 gene encoding (+)-neomenthol dehydrogenase — translation MRGHFFVLKPTKNVGHNTESHRTYREFFVQHKVQKHLIIWPLAQLFKIIYQQLVFDHYFFISYFPRSSVMAETTKGYAVVTGANKGIGFAICKQLASNGFTVVLTARDEKRGVEAVEKLKELGLPGHVVFHQLDVTDPKSITSLADFIKTQYGKLDILVNNAGIPGAHVDGEALSAAGIMENAGRVDWSKIVTETYELAEAGLKTNYYGVKELTKTLIPLLQFSSSPRIVNVSSSMGKLENMKDGRPKEVLSDAENLTEEKIDEILDEFLKAFKEGSLESKGWPQAMSAYSVSKAALNAYTRILAKKYPSFCINAVCPGYVKTDINYNTGFLTPDEGAEAAVRLALLPDGSPSGLFFFRSEEKPF, via the exons ATGAGAGGACACTTCTTTGTGCTGAAACCAACCAAAAATGTGGGCCATAACACTGAATCTCATAGAACCTATCGTGAATTTTTCGTTCAACACAAAGTTCAAAAGCATTTAATCATTTGGCCATTAGCACAGTtgttcaaaatcatttatcagCAGCTCGTTTTCGACCACTATTTTTTCATCAGCTACTTCCCTCGTTCAAGTGTAATGGCAGAAACAACAAAAgg GTATGCTGTTGTGACGGGAGCAAATAAGGGAATTGGATTCGCAATATGCAAGCAATTGGCTTCAAATGGGTTCACTGTGGTGCTCACAGCCAGAGATGAGAAGAGGGGTGTTGAAGCTGTTGAGAAACTCAAAGAACTTGGTCTCCCTGGCCATGTGGTTTTTCATCAACTTGATGTTACTGATCCCAAAAGTATAACATCGCTGGCAGATTTCATCAAAACCCAGTATGGGAAACTGGATATCTTG GTAAACAATGCTGGAATTCCTGGAGCACATGTGGACGGTGAGGCTTTGTCTGCTGCTGGCATTATG GAAAATGCTGGTCGTGTTGATTGGAGTAAAATAGTGACTGAAACCTATGAATTAGCTGAAGCAGGTCTTAAAACAAACTACTATGGAGTCAAGGAATTAACCAAAACACTTATTCCCCTTCTTCAGTTTTCAAGCTCTCCAAGAATTGTGAATGTTTCCTCATCCATGGGAAAGCTTGAG AATATGAAGGATGGAAGACCTAAAGAAGTACTTAGTGATGCTGAAAACCTTACAGAAGAAAAGATTGATGAGATTTTGGATGAATTTTTGAAGGCCTTTAAAGAGGGTTCACTAGAAAGCAAAGGTTGGCCTCAGGCAATGTCTGCATATAGTGTCTCAAAAGCTGCTCTTAATGCCTACACAAGGATTCTGGCAAAGAAGTATCCCTCATTCTGCATCAATGCTGTTTGTCCAGGCTATGTGAAAACAGATATAAACTACAATACAGGTTTTCTCACACCTGATGAAGGTGCTGAAGCTGCAGTGAGATTGGCACTGCTACCAGATGGTAGCCCTTCTGGCCTTTTTTTCTTTAGAAGTGAAGAGAAACCATTTTGA
- the LOC108347524 gene encoding K(+) efflux antiporter 2, chloroplastic isoform X2, with protein MDVAFRLPQSNVVLDGLDSCTVFGGRGFCCAFLGKSRTISKARFSGTNKIGSWSCSRVDCFEELKVSSGKRSMYWKRNKLFRGSRKIWTKCQGNDSLSYVNGNGRNVDRVESADEDSGSSAESCESLGEKGQEGRKEAGGEVAEDQNVDELKEQLQKAKKELEAARENSVAFEEKVKKISETAIFLQDEAASAWNNVTSTLDIIQDIVGQEFVAKEAVQKATMALSLAEARLQVAIESYEATKEAYDSSQGSNNINDDKDIMQEAKELLDAQEDIKECQTNLSNCEDELRGLQCRKEELQSEVNNLHEVAEQEQLKAAKADEDVASIMLLAEKAVAAEIDASQQVNDAEIALQKAEKIASSLKADTKDSLQVQEIVAIPEDEEVGQGFSGDDVVKREADLSNDDELLLTETKSDNSRQSLEDMAQSDYLSDRENGQLSLDSSKEAEVETEKSKNVVQTKKQETQKDLTRDNSSFFPKALLKKSSRFFPASFFSFTADETDYTPASVFHGLMESAQKQLAKLIVGLLLIGAGLVLYSNRAERGAQLLQQPEVIATTVEEVSSTAKPLVRRLQDLPRRIKKIIASLPDQEVDEEEASLFDMLWLLLASVVFVPIFQKIPGGSPVLGYLAAGILIGPYGLSIIRHVHGTKAIAEFGVVFLLFNIGLELSVERLSSMKKYVFGLGSAQVLVTAVVVGLVAHYICGQAGPAAIVIGNGLALSSTAVVLQVLQERGESTSRHGRATFSVLLFQDLAVVVLLILIPLISPNSSKGGVGFQAIAEALGLAAVKALIAIAAIIAGGRLLLRPIYKQIAENQNAEIFSANTLFVILGTSLLTARAGLSMALGAFLAGLLLAETEFSLQVESDIAPYRGLLLGLFFMTVGMSIDPKLLVSNFSVVTGTLGLLIFGKTLLVSLIGRIFGISLISAIRVGLLLAPGGEFAFVAFGEAVNQGIMSSQMSSLLFLVVGISMALTPWLAAGGQFLASRFEVHDVRRLLPVESETDDLQNHIIICGFGRVGQIIAQLLSEQLIPFVALDVRSDRVAIGRALDLPVYFGDAGSREVLHKVGAERASAAAITLDSPGANYRTVWALSKHFPNVKTFVRAHDVDHGLNLEKAGATAVVPETLEPSLQLAAAVLAQAKLPTSEIAATINEFRSRHLSELTELSETNGSSFAYGYNKIAIKPNSSDDTQFSEGKPAT; from the exons ATGGATGTAGCTTTTAGGTTACCGCAGTCAAATGTGGTATTAGATGGTTTGGATTCTTGCACTGTATTTGGCGGGAGAGGTTTTTGTTGCGCTTTTCTCGGCAAGTCGAGGACTATTTCGAAGGCTCGTTTTAGTGGAACGAACAAGATAGGTAGTTGGAGTTGTTCGAGAGTAGACTGTTTCGAAGAGTTGAAAGTTTCGAGTGGGAAGAGGAGTATGTATTGGAAGAGAAATAAACTTTTTAGGGGGAGTAGGAAAATTTGGACAAAGTGTCAGGGTAACGATTCTTTATCATATGTCAATGGCAATGGGCGGAATGTTGATAGGGTGGAAAGTGCGGATGAGGACTCTGGTTCCAGTGCTGAATCTTGTGAATCTTTGGGTGAAAAAGGGCAAGAAGGGAGGAAAGAAGCTGGGGGTGAAGTTGCGGAGGATCAAAATGTGGATGAATTGAAAGAACAGCTGCAAAAGGCCAAGAAAGAATTAGAAGCCGCTCGAGAAAACAGCGTTGCATTTGAGGAAAAGGTTAAGAAGATATCAGAGACTGCGATTTTCTTGCAAGATGAAGCAGCAAGTGCTTGGAACAATGTTACTTCTACCCTTGATATCATCCAAGATATTGTGGGTCAAGAATTTGTTGCCAAAGAAGCTGTTCAGAAAGCAACTATGGCCCTTTCTCTGGCTGAGGCAAGGCTTCAAGTAGCCATAGAGTCTTACGAGGCTACAAAAGAAGCTTACGATTCCTCACAAGGTTCTAACAACATTAATGATGATAAAGACATAATGCAGGAAGCGAAGGAACTTTTGGATGCTCAGGAAGATATCAAGGAATGCCAGACAAATTTATCAAATTGCGAGGATGAGCTGAGAGGCTTGCAATGTAGAAAGGAGGAGTTGCAGAGTGAAGTGAACAATTTGCATGAAGTTGCAGAACAGGAGCAGCTGAAAGCAGCAAAAGCAGATGAAGATGTTGCAAGCATAATGCTTTTAGCGGAAAAAGCTGTTGCTGCCGAAATTGATGCTTCACAACAGGTGAATGATGCAGAGATTGCATTACAGAAAGCAGAAAAAATTGCCTCTAGTCTTAAAGCTGATACCAAAGACAGTCTACAAGTACAAGAGATTGTAGCTATTCCCGAGGACGAGGAAGTGGGTCAAGGCTTTTCTGGTGATGATGTCGTTAAAAGGGAGGCTGATCTTTCAAATGATGATGAGCTTTTGCTGACCGAAACAAAATCTGACAACAGTAGGCAAAGTTTGGAAGACATGGCACAGTCTGATTATCTGAGTGATCGTGAGAACGGACAATTAAGCTTAGACTCTTCTAAAGAAGCTGAAGTTGAAACAGAGAAGTCAAAGAATGTAGTACAAACAAAAAAGCAGGAAACACAAAAAGATTTGACTAGAGATAATTCATCCTTTTTTCCAAAGGCATTATTGAAGAAATCTTCCCGATTTTTTCCCGCATCATTCTTCTCTTTTACTGCCGATGAGACTGATTACACACCTGCATCAGTTTTCCATGGTCTTATGGAGTCTGCACAGAAGCAACTAGCCAAGCTAATTGTTGGGTTATTGCTAATTGGAGCAGG GCTTGTACTCTATAGCAATAGAGCCGAGAGGGGTGCTCAGCTGCTTCAGCAACCAGAAGTCATTGCAACCACTGTTGAAGAAGTTTCTTCAACTGCAAAGCCTCTGGTTAGAAGGCTTCAGGATCTTCCCAGGAGAATTAAGAAAATCATTGCATCATTACCTGATCAAGAG GTGGATGAGGAGGAAGCCTCCCTCTTTGACATGCTCTGGTTACTCCTTGCAAGTGTTGTATTTGTACcaatttttcaaaagattccTGGAG GCAGTCCTGTTCTTGGCTACTTGGCTGCTGGTATCTTGATTGGGCCATATGGTCTTTCCATTATTCGTCATGTACATGGGACAAAAGCAATAGCCGAGTTTGGAGTTGTTTTCCTGTTATTCAATATTGGCTTGGAG CTTTCTGTTGAAAGGCTTAGTTCAATGAAGAAGTATGTCTTTGGATTGGGATCTGCTCAG GTTTTGGTGACTGCTGTAGTTGTTGGCTTGGTAGCTCATTATATTTGTGGTCAAGCTGGCCCTGCTGCTATTGTCATTGGGAATGGTCTAGCATTATCATCAACTGCTGTTGTTTTGCAA GTGTTACAGGAGAGAGGTGAAAGCACATCACGGCATGGAAGGGCTACGTTCTCGGTTTTACTTTTTCAG GATTTGGCAGTGGTTGTCTTGCTAATACTCATACCTCTAATTTCACCTAATTCTTCCAAAGGAGGG GTTGGCTTTCAAGCCATTGCTGAAGCACTTGGTTTGGCCGCTGTTAAGGCATTGATTGCCATTGCTGCCATAATTGCAGGTGGACGATTG CTCCTGCGACCCATATATAAGCAGATTGCAGAGAATCAAAATGCAGAAATATTTTCTGCCAATACACTCTTCGTTATTCTTGGGACTAGCCTTCTCACAGCCAGG GCTGGACTTTCAATGGCATTGGGGGCATTTTTGGCAGGTTTACTATTGGCAGAAACAGAGTTTTCCTTACAGGTTGAATCTGATATTGCCCCGTACCGTGGCCTTCTTCTGGGTCTCTTCTTTATGACG GTTGGAATGTCAATTGATCCAAAACTTCTTGTTTCAAACTTTTCAGTCGTTACTGGGACCTTGGGACTTTTGATATTTGGCAAGACTTTGTTGGTTTCTTTAATTGGTAGAATATTTGGTATTTCTCTCATTTCTGCTATTAGAGTTGGCCTTCTTCTTGCTCCTGGGGGAGAATTTGCATTTGTGGCTTTTGGTGAAGCTGTTAATCAG GGCATAATGTCTTCCCAGATGTCCTCCTTACTGTTTCTTGTTGTGGGGATTTCAATGGCCCTCACTCCTTGGCTAGCTGCAGGAGGGCAGTTCCTTGCTTCCCGTTTCGAGGTGCATGATGTGCGAAGATTATTACCTGTAGAAAGTGAG ACAGACGATTTGCAAAATCATATCATTATTTGTGGATTTGGGCGAGTTGGGCAA ATCATCGCACAACTTCTTTCTGAACAACTTATTCCTTTTGTTGCACTAGACGTGAGAAG TGATAGAGTGGCAATTGGACGTGCCCTGGATCTTCCTGTGTACTTTGGAGATGCTGGTAGTCGAGAG GTCCTACATAAGGTTGGAGCTGAAAGGGCTAGTGCCGCTGCAATAACTCTGGATTCACCTGGAGCTAATTATAGAACAGTTTGGGCTTTGAGCAAACACTTCCCAAACGTCAAAACTTTTGTACGCGCTCACGATGTTGATCATGGATTGAATTTGGAAAAGGCTGGAGCTACCgct GTTGTCCCAGAGACCTTGGAACCAAGCCTTCAACTAGCTGCTGCAGTTCTTGCTCAG GCTAAACTTCCTACATCAGAGATTGCAGCAACCATAAACGAATTCAGATCTCGTCATCTATCTGAGCTCACTGAA CTATCTGAAACAAACGGAAGTTCTTTTGCATATGGATACAATAAAATTGCAATCAAACCCAATTCGTCAGACGATACTCAGTTTTCGGAAGGGAAACCGGCGACATGA
- the LOC108347524 gene encoding K(+) efflux antiporter 2, chloroplastic isoform X1, with the protein MDVAFRLPQSNVVLDGLDSCTVFGGRGFCCAFLGKSRTISKARFSGTNKIGSWSCSRVDCFEELKVSSGKRSMYWKRNKLFRGSRKIWTKCQGNDSLSYVNGNGRNVDRVESADEDSGSSAESCESLGEKGQEGRKEAGGEVAEDQNVDELKEQLQKAKKELEAARENSVAFEEKVKKISETAIFLQDEAASAWNNVTSTLDIIQDIVGQEFVAKEAVQKATMALSLAEARLQVAIESYEATKEAYDSSQGSNNINDDKDIMQEAKELLDAQEDIKECQTNLSNCEDELRGLQCRKEELQSEVNNLHEVAEQEQLKAAKADEDVASIMLLAEKAVAAEIDASQQVNDAEIALQKAEKIASSLKADTKDSLQVQEIVAIPEDEEVGQGFSGDDVVKREADLSNDDELLLTETKSDNSRQSLEDMAQSDYLSDRENGQLSLDSSKEAEVETEKSKNVVQTKKQETQKDLTRDNSSFFPKALLKKSSRFFPASFFSFTADETDYTPASVFHGLMESAQKQLAKLIVGLLLIGAGLVLYSNRAERGAQLLQQPEVIATTVEEVSSTAKPLVRRLQDLPRRIKKIIASLPDQEVDEEEASLFDMLWLLLASVVFVPIFQKIPGGSPVLGYLAAGILIGPYGLSIIRHVHGTKAIAEFGVVFLLFNIGLELSVERLSSMKKYVFGLGSAQVLVTAVVVGLVAHYICGQAGPAAIVIGNGLALSSTAVVLQVLQERGESTSRHGRATFSVLLFQDLAVVVLLILIPLISPNSSKGGVGFQAIAEALGLAAVKALIAIAAIIAGGRLLLRPIYKQIAENQNAEIFSANTLFVILGTSLLTARAGLSMALGAFLAGLLLAETEFSLQVESDIAPYRGLLLGLFFMTVGMSIDPKLLVSNFSVVTGTLGLLIFGKTLLVSLIGRIFGISLISAIRVGLLLAPGGEFAFVAFGEAVNQGIMSSQMSSLLFLVVGISMALTPWLAAGGQFLASRFEVHDVRRLLPVESETDDLQNHIIICGFGRVGQIIAQLLSEQLIPFVALDVRSDRVAIGRALDLPVYFGDAGSREVLHKVGAERASAAAITLDSPGANYRTVWALSKHFPNVKTFVRAHDVDHGLNLEKAGATAVVPETLEPSLQLAAAVLAQAKLPTSEIAATINEFRSRHLSELTEERGSGRQIGEGYEAGGLYHFGSRPRVSCVAALNPKVLHDRFGHPYLSKLKKMCPELSGLQTLKCESCQLGKHVRYSFPKRSQSICNSSFSIIHSDIWEPSRISSFGFRYFVTFIDEYLRCTWVYLMKNRSELLAIFTSFLNEIKNQFGQVIKILRSDNANEYFSSSFSAILSSHGILHQSTCPHTPQQNGIPERKNRHLVEIARTLLLGAHIPVHHWGMPS; encoded by the exons ATGGATGTAGCTTTTAGGTTACCGCAGTCAAATGTGGTATTAGATGGTTTGGATTCTTGCACTGTATTTGGCGGGAGAGGTTTTTGTTGCGCTTTTCTCGGCAAGTCGAGGACTATTTCGAAGGCTCGTTTTAGTGGAACGAACAAGATAGGTAGTTGGAGTTGTTCGAGAGTAGACTGTTTCGAAGAGTTGAAAGTTTCGAGTGGGAAGAGGAGTATGTATTGGAAGAGAAATAAACTTTTTAGGGGGAGTAGGAAAATTTGGACAAAGTGTCAGGGTAACGATTCTTTATCATATGTCAATGGCAATGGGCGGAATGTTGATAGGGTGGAAAGTGCGGATGAGGACTCTGGTTCCAGTGCTGAATCTTGTGAATCTTTGGGTGAAAAAGGGCAAGAAGGGAGGAAAGAAGCTGGGGGTGAAGTTGCGGAGGATCAAAATGTGGATGAATTGAAAGAACAGCTGCAAAAGGCCAAGAAAGAATTAGAAGCCGCTCGAGAAAACAGCGTTGCATTTGAGGAAAAGGTTAAGAAGATATCAGAGACTGCGATTTTCTTGCAAGATGAAGCAGCAAGTGCTTGGAACAATGTTACTTCTACCCTTGATATCATCCAAGATATTGTGGGTCAAGAATTTGTTGCCAAAGAAGCTGTTCAGAAAGCAACTATGGCCCTTTCTCTGGCTGAGGCAAGGCTTCAAGTAGCCATAGAGTCTTACGAGGCTACAAAAGAAGCTTACGATTCCTCACAAGGTTCTAACAACATTAATGATGATAAAGACATAATGCAGGAAGCGAAGGAACTTTTGGATGCTCAGGAAGATATCAAGGAATGCCAGACAAATTTATCAAATTGCGAGGATGAGCTGAGAGGCTTGCAATGTAGAAAGGAGGAGTTGCAGAGTGAAGTGAACAATTTGCATGAAGTTGCAGAACAGGAGCAGCTGAAAGCAGCAAAAGCAGATGAAGATGTTGCAAGCATAATGCTTTTAGCGGAAAAAGCTGTTGCTGCCGAAATTGATGCTTCACAACAGGTGAATGATGCAGAGATTGCATTACAGAAAGCAGAAAAAATTGCCTCTAGTCTTAAAGCTGATACCAAAGACAGTCTACAAGTACAAGAGATTGTAGCTATTCCCGAGGACGAGGAAGTGGGTCAAGGCTTTTCTGGTGATGATGTCGTTAAAAGGGAGGCTGATCTTTCAAATGATGATGAGCTTTTGCTGACCGAAACAAAATCTGACAACAGTAGGCAAAGTTTGGAAGACATGGCACAGTCTGATTATCTGAGTGATCGTGAGAACGGACAATTAAGCTTAGACTCTTCTAAAGAAGCTGAAGTTGAAACAGAGAAGTCAAAGAATGTAGTACAAACAAAAAAGCAGGAAACACAAAAAGATTTGACTAGAGATAATTCATCCTTTTTTCCAAAGGCATTATTGAAGAAATCTTCCCGATTTTTTCCCGCATCATTCTTCTCTTTTACTGCCGATGAGACTGATTACACACCTGCATCAGTTTTCCATGGTCTTATGGAGTCTGCACAGAAGCAACTAGCCAAGCTAATTGTTGGGTTATTGCTAATTGGAGCAGG GCTTGTACTCTATAGCAATAGAGCCGAGAGGGGTGCTCAGCTGCTTCAGCAACCAGAAGTCATTGCAACCACTGTTGAAGAAGTTTCTTCAACTGCAAAGCCTCTGGTTAGAAGGCTTCAGGATCTTCCCAGGAGAATTAAGAAAATCATTGCATCATTACCTGATCAAGAG GTGGATGAGGAGGAAGCCTCCCTCTTTGACATGCTCTGGTTACTCCTTGCAAGTGTTGTATTTGTACcaatttttcaaaagattccTGGAG GCAGTCCTGTTCTTGGCTACTTGGCTGCTGGTATCTTGATTGGGCCATATGGTCTTTCCATTATTCGTCATGTACATGGGACAAAAGCAATAGCCGAGTTTGGAGTTGTTTTCCTGTTATTCAATATTGGCTTGGAG CTTTCTGTTGAAAGGCTTAGTTCAATGAAGAAGTATGTCTTTGGATTGGGATCTGCTCAG GTTTTGGTGACTGCTGTAGTTGTTGGCTTGGTAGCTCATTATATTTGTGGTCAAGCTGGCCCTGCTGCTATTGTCATTGGGAATGGTCTAGCATTATCATCAACTGCTGTTGTTTTGCAA GTGTTACAGGAGAGAGGTGAAAGCACATCACGGCATGGAAGGGCTACGTTCTCGGTTTTACTTTTTCAG GATTTGGCAGTGGTTGTCTTGCTAATACTCATACCTCTAATTTCACCTAATTCTTCCAAAGGAGGG GTTGGCTTTCAAGCCATTGCTGAAGCACTTGGTTTGGCCGCTGTTAAGGCATTGATTGCCATTGCTGCCATAATTGCAGGTGGACGATTG CTCCTGCGACCCATATATAAGCAGATTGCAGAGAATCAAAATGCAGAAATATTTTCTGCCAATACACTCTTCGTTATTCTTGGGACTAGCCTTCTCACAGCCAGG GCTGGACTTTCAATGGCATTGGGGGCATTTTTGGCAGGTTTACTATTGGCAGAAACAGAGTTTTCCTTACAGGTTGAATCTGATATTGCCCCGTACCGTGGCCTTCTTCTGGGTCTCTTCTTTATGACG GTTGGAATGTCAATTGATCCAAAACTTCTTGTTTCAAACTTTTCAGTCGTTACTGGGACCTTGGGACTTTTGATATTTGGCAAGACTTTGTTGGTTTCTTTAATTGGTAGAATATTTGGTATTTCTCTCATTTCTGCTATTAGAGTTGGCCTTCTTCTTGCTCCTGGGGGAGAATTTGCATTTGTGGCTTTTGGTGAAGCTGTTAATCAG GGCATAATGTCTTCCCAGATGTCCTCCTTACTGTTTCTTGTTGTGGGGATTTCAATGGCCCTCACTCCTTGGCTAGCTGCAGGAGGGCAGTTCCTTGCTTCCCGTTTCGAGGTGCATGATGTGCGAAGATTATTACCTGTAGAAAGTGAG ACAGACGATTTGCAAAATCATATCATTATTTGTGGATTTGGGCGAGTTGGGCAA ATCATCGCACAACTTCTTTCTGAACAACTTATTCCTTTTGTTGCACTAGACGTGAGAAG TGATAGAGTGGCAATTGGACGTGCCCTGGATCTTCCTGTGTACTTTGGAGATGCTGGTAGTCGAGAG GTCCTACATAAGGTTGGAGCTGAAAGGGCTAGTGCCGCTGCAATAACTCTGGATTCACCTGGAGCTAATTATAGAACAGTTTGGGCTTTGAGCAAACACTTCCCAAACGTCAAAACTTTTGTACGCGCTCACGATGTTGATCATGGATTGAATTTGGAAAAGGCTGGAGCTACCgct GTTGTCCCAGAGACCTTGGAACCAAGCCTTCAACTAGCTGCTGCAGTTCTTGCTCAG GCTAAACTTCCTACATCAGAGATTGCAGCAACCATAAACGAATTCAGATCTCGTCATCTATCTGAGCTCACTGAA gagcgtggttcggggagacagattggagaaggatatgaagctggcggattataccattttggatctcgtcctagggtgtcctgtgttgctgctcttaatcctaaagtgctacatgatcgattTGGCCATCCttatttgtccaaattaaaaaagatgtgtcctgaacttagtggtctccaaaccttaaaatgtgagtcatgtcaattaggaaaacatgttagatattcctttcctaaaaggtctcaatcaatatgtaattctagtttttctatcatccattctgatatatgggaacctagtcgtatctcttcctttggttttagatattttgttacctttattgatgaatatttaagatgtacttgggtttatcttatgaaaaatcgttctgaattgttagctatctttacatcctttttgaatgaaatcaagaatcaatttggtcaagtaatcaaaatattaagaagtgataatgcaaacgagtatttctcatcctccttttctgccatcttgagttcccatggtatcttacatcagtctacttgtcctcatacaccacaacaaaatggtataccagaacgaaaaaatagacacttggttgaaattgctcgtacccttttgcttggtgcccatattcctgtccatcattgggggatgccatcttaa